One Dictyostelium discoideum AX4 chromosome 3 chromosome, whole genome shotgun sequence genomic region harbors:
- the abpB gene encoding 34 kDa actin-binding protein, translated as MAETKVAPNLTGIEQTKAGQSFTEKLSAEAMEFFCNVAKLPFSQQAVHFLNAYWAEVSKEAEFIYSVGWETIKYADMHCKGIQLVFKYDEGNDLDFDIALYFYEQLCKFCEDPKNKNYATTYPISQPQMLTALKRKQELREKVDVNFDGRVSFLEYLLYQYKDFANPADFCTRSMNHDEHPEIKKARLALEEVNKRIRAYEEEKARLTEESKIPGVKGLGATNMLAQIDSGPLKEQLNFALISAEAAVRTASKKYGGAAYSGGAGDAGAGSSAGAIWWMNRDLEEKKKRYGPQKK; from the exons atggcAGAAACAAAAGTTGCACCAAATCTTACTGGTATTGAGC aAACCAAGGCAGGTCAATCCTTCACTGAAAAATTATCAGCTGAAGCTATGGAATTTTTCTGTAATGTTGCCAAATTACCATTCTCACAACAAGCTGTTCACTTTTTGAATGCTTATTGGGCTGAAGTTAGCAAAGAAGCTGAATTCATCTATTCCGTTGGTTGGGAAACAATCAAATATGCTGATATGCATTGCAAAGGTATCCAACTCGTTTTCAAATACGATGAAGGTAACGATTTGGATTTCGATATTGCTCTCTATTTCTATGAACAATTATGCAAATTCTGTGAAGATCCAAAGAACAAAAACTATGCAACCACCTACCCAATCTCTCAACCACAAATGTTGACTGCTCTCAAACGTAAACAAGAATTAAGAGAAAAAGTCGATGTCAATTTCGATGGTCGTGTCTCTTTCCTCGAATATCTCTTATATCAATACAAAGATTTCGCCAATCCAGCTGATTTCTGTACTCGTTCAATGAACCACGATGAACATCCAGAAATCAAAAAAGCTCGTTTAGCTCTCGAAGAAGTCAACAAACGTATTCGTGCTTACGAAGAAGAAAAAGCCCGTTTAACCGAAGAATCAAAGATTCCAGGTGTCAAAGGTCTCGGTGCCACAAACATGCTCGCTCAAATTGATAGTGGTCCATTAAAGGAACAACTCAACTTTGCCCTTATCTCTGCTGAAGCTGCTGTTCGTACTGCTTCAAAGAAATATGGTGGTGCTGCTTATTCAGGTGGTGCTGGTGATGCTGGTGCTGGTTCCTCTGCTGGTGCCATTTGGTGGATGAATCGTGATttagaagaaaagaaaaagagataCGGTCcacaaaagaaataa
- the gxcCC gene encoding DH domain-containing protein (calponin homology (CH) domain-containing protein), whose protein sequence is MSQSEDYSTESQKKVYTIWANNILNKRSLHISDLFEDLRDGVYLINILEILTSEKSENYIVKPKNRLQQLSNVQLALNVIDRWGISLVNCRPEHLVDKNSKMILSLIWRLISKFQIQQFLTDEDFGLYDNSTSSGSGGSSSGSSGNNNNNNNNNNNNNNNNNNNNDHPTELIRSFSGMIPNVSSRTSTSISKPTVTAKEALLRWCRREIESYTNATSITNFSKSFQSPQLFYCLVHKYCPESIGNLESISKQDEVDALNKCFDIAEKQLGIPKFLTPQNIIEGPIDEYCVMTYISYFLNYHRNQLQPLPSLQHSISTNSTTATTTTFTKGHQRVSSTGSNNSNASTISNDLNVLSSTVSISSSSTSTTAAAPITSSLSTSFTTAGLPSTTSSSSTTTTTSTSLSIPPSQGVSKKRASISVNTNVSSSSSSSSSSSSSGSNSNSNASGSKTPSLLSTPEKLAFTSPINSPSLLNDNKVSTSPRPQHKPQPPLSPQQQQQPTVQNSQQQQQIIEIINNFASELKKFSERHEGMLIKTAAILDEKVNRLGDKLDQLETKISSMKNVISSITENHQCSHHHHNHNHNHNQQQQQQQQQQYSEVSSPYSDKRIQSLVTSPISSPSLTPTSPMTPPQNGTNTTTTTTTTTSTSTTVPRKETQQEKEERREKRRSRRKEKEDRRQQRNATLKNNNTTTTNFSSGGGGGGIDPHGTLTQSSSSCSLVDEAHDREEIKKIIKSQALVRGYLIRKQYKRIKNRREVAQEILKTEETYVNSLTVLFNEYLVPLKNESAGISSISADNVKTLNNNINVILNMNNMLLKKLRERMTTPWHYRQLFGDIFFKMSDLLKCYIAYVNHYNRALSTVNDFTKHSGLNEMINATFLRTHQQLRDLIIIPVQRIPRYVLLLEEMCKVTETSHPDHQQLSQSLTKMQSIADHVNEKRRDFENVIHVSLLQDAITGFNIMEYSSLRYIMEGDLQAHIMSGGSGFGTAIAGVVGNAVSGTNGGGGSSGSNSGSGGSNSNSGGGSGSGDLGKGVTTPLHVFLFNQMMVVCKYKKGKDSYFTNKTLFGNVNNEKHKSKQPKYKYLSHHLLTSNTKLSSNKSENWFGIDNGSDYKRFFARTVAEKDMWVQHIQPCIDKATEIKTLKDNKK, encoded by the exons ATATACAATTTGggcaaataatattttaaataaaagaagtTTACATATTTCAGATTTATTTGAAGATTTAAGAGATGgtgtttatttaataaacataTTAGAGATATTAACCTCTGAAAAGTCTGAAAACTATATTGTCAAACCAAAGAATAGATTAcaacaattatcaaatgtTCAATTAGCATTAAACGTTATTGATAGATGGGGTATTAGTTTAGTTAATTGTAGACCAGAACATTTAgttgataaaaatagtaaaatgATTCTAAGTTTAATTTGGagattaatttcaaaatttcaaattcaacaatttttaaCTGATGAAGATTTTGGTTTATATGATAATAGTactagtagtggtagtggtggtagtagtagtggtagtagtggtaataataataataataataataataataataataataataataataataataataataatgatcatCCAACAGAATTAATTAGATCATTTTCAGGTATGATACCAAATGTTTCATCAAGAACATCAACAAGTATTAGTAAACCAACAGTAACAGCAAAGGAAGCATTATTGAGATGGTGTAGACGTGAGATTGAGTCATATACCAATGCAACTAGTATAACGAATTTCAGTAAATCATTTCAAAGTCCACAATTATTCTATTGTTTAGTTCATAAATATTGTCCAGAGAGTATTGGTAATTTAGAGAGTATTTCGAAACAAGATGAAGTTGATGCGttaaataaatgttttgATATTGCAGAGAAACAATTAGGTATTCCAAAGTTTTTAACACCTCAAAATATCATTGAAGGTCCAATCGATGAATATTGTGTTATGACTtatatttcttattttttaaattatcatagAAATCAATTACAACCACTACCATCATTACAACATTCAATTTCAACTAATTCAACCACtgccaccaccactacaTTCACAAAAGGTCATCAAAGAGTATCTAGCACaggttcaaataattcaaatgccTCAACAATTagtaatgatttaaatgtattatcatcaactgtatcaatatcatcatcatcaacttctACAACAGCAGCAGCACCAAtaacatcatcattatcaacgTCATTTACAACAGCAGGTTTACCTTCAactacatcatcatcatcaacaaccacaacaacatcaacttcACTATCAATACCACCATCACAAGGTGTTAGTAAAAAGAGAGCATCAATATCAGTTAATACAAATgttagtagtagtagtagtagtagtagcagtagtagcagtagtggtagtaatagtaatagtaatgcTAGTGGATCAAAAACACCATCACTATTATCTACACCAGAGAAATTAGCATTTACTTCACCAATAAACTCAccttcattattaaatgataataaagtATCAACTTCACCAAGACCTCAACAtaaaccacaaccaccattatcaccacaacaacaacaacaaccaactgTACAAaattcacaacaacaacaacaaattattgaaattataaataactTTGCATcagaattaaagaaattctcTGAAAGACATGAGGGAATGTTAATTAAAACAGCGGCTATTTTAGATGAAAAAGTTAATAGATTAGGTGACAAATTAGATCAATTAGAAACGAAAATATCTTCAATGAAAAATGTAATCTCATCAATAACAGAAAATCATCAATGTTCTCATCACCATCATAACCATAACCATAATCACaatcagcaacaacaacaacaacaacaacaacaatacagTGAAGTAAGTTCACCATATTCTGATAAGAGGATTCAATCATTAGTGACCTCACCaatttcatcaccatcattaacACCAACCTCACCAATGACTCCACCACAAAATGGAACaaatacaactacaacaactacaactacaacttcaacttcaactACAGTTCCAAGAAAAGAAACTCAACAAGAGAAAGAAGAAAGAAGAGAGAAAAGAAGAAGtagaagaaaagaaaaagaagatagAAGACAACAAAGAAATgcaacattaaaaaataataataccaccaccacaaatttctctagtggtggtggtggaggaGGTATTGATCCACATGGTACATTAacacaatcatcatcatcatgtTCATTAGTTGATGAAGCACATGATCGTGAAGAGattaaaaagattataaaATCACAAGCATTGGTTAGAGGTTATTTAATTAGAAAACAATATAAACGTATAAAGAATCGTAGAGAAGTTGCCCAAGAGATCTTAAAGACCGAAGAAACCTATGTCAATAGTTTGACAGTGCTATTCAATGAATATCTAGTACCACTAAAGAATGAAAGTGCAGGTATATCATCAATCAGTGCAGACAATGTGAAAACATTGAATAACAACATCAATGTAATCTTAAATATGAACAACATGCTTCTCAAGAAACTTCGTGAAAGAATGACAACACCATGGCATTATAGACAATTGTTTGGTGATATCTTTTTCAAGATGAGTGATCTCTTGAAATGTTATATCGCCTATGTCAATCACTACAATCGTGCCCTCTCCACTGTAAATGATTTCACCAAACATTCAGGATTGAACGAGATGATCAATGCAACCTTTTTAAGAACTCATCAACAATTGCGTGATCTTATCATTATACCAGTTCAAAGAATTCCAAGATATGTACTATTGTTGGAAGAAATGTGTAAAGTTACAGAGACCTCTCATCCTGATCATCAACAACTAAGTCAATCGTTAACAAAGATGCAATCGATAGCTGACCATGTAAATGAAAAACGTAgagattttgaaaatgttatTCATGTCTCTCTTTTACAAGATGCTATCACTGGCTTCAATATTATGGAATACTCTTCACTACGTTATATTATGGAAGGTGACCTTCAAGCTCATATCAtgagtggtggtagtggttttGGTACTGCTATCGCTGGCGTCGTTGGTAATGCTGTCTCTGGTAccaatggtggtggtggaagTTCTGGTTCAAACAGCGGTAGTGGTGGTTCAAATTCAAACTCTGgcggtggtagtggtagtggtgatCTTGGTAAAGGTGTAACCACTCCATTACAtgtatttttattcaatCAAATGATGGTGGtttgtaaatataaaaaggGTAAAGATAGTTACTTCACCAATAAAACCCTCTTTGGTAATGTAAACAATGAAAAACATAAATCAAAACAaccaaaatataaatatttatctcATCATCTTTTAACCTCAAATACAAAATTATCAAGTAATAAATCTGAAA attggtttggtattgataatggttcagattataaaagattttttgCAAGAACTGTTGCCGAAAAAGATATGTGGGTTCAACATATTCAACCATGCATTGATAAAGCCACCGAAATTAAAACACTCAAAGATAATAAGAAATAA
- a CDS encoding BTB/POZ domain-containing protein: protein MTHKKDKDNENLSEKLEIQNKEIKEIKLSIKEITRSIENVYQLLLTNRNLCSHCQQQKLNNSGGGINNTNNSNNNNNNNNNNNNNNNNNNNNNNNNNNNNNNNLVNNNHVNNNNNININSNGINNTINNNNNVINNSNGSSSNLLGTINNSISNSLNNHEQIKFLQRSKTFSQESDILTQTLTDRANYLNNSFQQIGNNGNRSPRNISQPPSPSSPSSLSSSYSSTSSSSYLIVNNNNNNNNNNKNCNNSNNSSSNNNNSNNNISNTPPKVPILHLKKDVSNPGLIKQWISDTVRIKADDKNVDEKIIKLDIGGKFYSTSLSTLTKYPNSMLGVMFSGRYELPRDKDGKVFIDRDGKLFGFILSYLRDGPLWIPPVDMDLKRRVEVEMSYFGLPSIQYTTQVGMSPMSTPRCVCDVKNQTLGQNSEHQGIWEEIKGMTTGIKSFRLLITMNNTLYAITERIHEQSNDISLNSGNNNSNNNNGNNTSNNVNSNNNNNSSIIINNNNSSSNNLLNCNISSNSSTNTSGNNSPSLSGGSSSVTIQFEEYNIRSNSWSYICPVLDSMTPHYFAAGVVGDSIYAFPDAGLQQSIFRYDAKEMKWKNTETKLPCGKTGFNLAVLDDYIYIIGGYKGSTVSDSVERYHPKSNSWCSVSNMLTKRAEGSTVIHDNNIYIIGGSIPNTTIERYNPHSNVWSFVCNLSNGQFKVSTAASIEGKIYAIGAENESYSNNIVLQFNPTTNSWKRVAPLLANSYNPHSSVVLDRFIYFIPWGGGGSNVHKYESCFC from the coding sequence atgacacataaaaaagataaagataatgaaaatttatcagaaaaattagaaattcaaaataaagaaattaaagagattaaattatcaataaaagaaattacaaGATCTATTGAAAatgtttatcaattattattaaccaATAGGAATTTATGTAGTCATtgtcaacaacaaaaattgaataatagtggtggtggtatcaacaataccaacaatagtaataataataataataataataataataataataataataataataataataataataataataataataataataataataataataataatcttgtaaataataaccatgtaaataataataataatattaatataaatagtaatggcataaataatactataaataataataataatgtaattaataatagtaatggaaGTAGTAGTAATTTATTGggaacaataaataatagtataagtaatagtttaaataatcatgaacaaattaaatttttacaaaGAAGTAAAACCTTTTCACAAGAGAGTGATATTCTTACACAAACTCTCACTGATAGagcaaattatttaaataatagttttcaacaaattggaaataatggtaatagatCCCCAAGAAATATATCacaaccaccatcaccatcttcaccctcatcattatcatcttctTATTCTTCAACTTCATCTTCCTCATATTTaatagttaataataataataataataataataataataaaaattgtaataatagtaataatagtagtagtaataataacaatagtaataataatataagtAATACACCACCAAAAGTACCAAtattacatttaaaaaaagatgtttCAAATCCAggattaattaaacaatggATAAGTGATACAGTTAGAATTAAAGCAGATGATAAAAATGTTGAtgagaaaataataaaattagataTTGGTGGTAAATTTTATTCAACTTCATTGAGTACATTAACAAAGTATCCAAATTCAATGTTGGGTGTAATGTTTTCTGGTCGTTATGAATTACCACGTGATAAAGATGGTAAAGTATTCATTGATAGAGatggtaaattatttggttttaTATTATCCTATCTAAGGGATGGACCATTATGGATACCACCAGTTGATATGGATTTAAAGAGAAGAGTCGAGGTTGAAATGTCCTATTTCGGTCTCCCAAGTATTCAATATACAACTCAAGTCGGTATGAGTCCAATGTCAACACCACGTTGTGTTTGTGATGTTAAAAATCAAACACTCGGTCAAAATAGTGAACATCAAGGTATTTGGGAAGAAATTAAAGGTATGACTACAGGtataaaatcatttagattattaattacaaTGAATAATACATTATATGCAATTACTGAACGTATTCATGAACAATCAAATGATATTAGTTTAAATAGTggcaataacaatagtaataataataatggtaataatactAGTAATAATgtcaatagtaataataataataatagtagtataataataaataataataatagtagtagtaataatttattaaattgtaatataagtagtaatagtagtacaAATAcaagtggtaataatagtcCAAGTTTAAGTGGTGGGTCATCATCAGTTACAATTCAATTTGAAGAATATAATATTAGAAGTAATAGTTGGAGTTATATTTGTCCAGTATTAGATTCAATGACTCCACATTATTTTGCAGCTGGAGTAGTTGGTGATAGTATTTATGCTTTCCCCGACGCAGGTTTACAACAATCAATCTTTAGATACGATGCCAAAGAAATGAAATGGAAAAACACTGAAACCAAACTCCCATGTGGTAAAACTGGTTTCAATTTAGCCGTTTTAGATGATTACATTTATATTATCGGTGGTTATAAAGGTTCAACTGTATCTGATTCTGTGGAAAGATATCATCCAAAATCAAATAGTTGGTGTTCAGTTAGTAATATGTTAACAAAACGTGCTGAAGGTTCAACTGTAATTcatgataataatatctaTATTATTGGTGGTTCAATTCCAAATACAACCATTGAACGTTATAATCCTCATTCAAATGTTTGGTCATTCGTTTGTAACCTCAGTAATGGTCAATTCAAAGTTTCAACAGCCGCTTCAATTGAAGGTAAAATTTATGCAATTGGTGCTGAAAATGAATCTTATTCAAACAACATTGTACTCCAATTCAATCCAACTACAAACTCTTGGAAAAGAGTGGCTCCATTATTGGCAAATTCTTATAATCCTCATAGTTCCGTGGTTTTAGATCGtttcatttatttcattCCTTGgggtggtggtggttcaaATGTTCATAAATATGAAAGTTGTTTTTGTTAA
- the ptsA gene encoding 6-pyruvoyltetrahydropterin synthase, translating to MSRTVILTRREVFSSSHRLYSDKLSLEENKKIYGKCINSHGHNYVLEVSIKGAVKEDIGMFMNITELKEILKEKVMDKLDHKNLENDVPELKGIVTTTENLSIFIWDQLFPSLKDFLYEVKILETENNFVVYRGE from the exons atgtccAGAACAGTTATTTTAACAAGACGTGAGGTATTTTCATCAAG TCATAGATTATATTCTGATAAATTAAGTTtagaagaaaataaaaagatttatgGAAAATGTATAAATTCTCACGGTCATAATTATGTTTTAGAAGTATCAATCAAGGGTGCAGTCAAAGAAGATATTGGTATGTTTATGAATATTACAGAACTTAAAGAAATCTTAAAGGAGAAAGTAATGGATAAATTAGAtcataaaaatttagaaaatgatGTACCAGAACTCAAAGGTATTGTAACCACCACAGAAAATTTATCAATCTTTATTTGGGATCAATTATTCCCAtctttaaaagattttttatatgaagttaaaattttggaaacagaaaataattttgtagTTTATAGAggtgaataa